A genomic region of Raphanus sativus cultivar WK10039 chromosome 6, ASM80110v3, whole genome shotgun sequence contains the following coding sequences:
- the LOC108813122 gene encoding ribosome biogenesis protein NOP53 isoform X1 encodes MGKGSKSSRKGKKAWRANISTEDIEDFFEKSTKDALSGGNLSAAPSEDLFHVHKSHDIPVKRKIEKNREKVLRCDSVLKKNPFVQVVSSSKPKSKISKKKKKKKTSAVESKPPEQAQNNVDDDSVMMDLWGDEHKGEHESNPRKIWKTTSTIPAVEVDPAGCSYNPTAESHEDMLAEAVAQEMQKVYKTELGPEPVPLTIDGNNNIEDEAGLLSVCNRIINGKSTYFLGVDNGSEGEEEEADAADEVSEAGNKTARTTKRVTRVVLNKRARQKALREEETKEKHKEKLSKEIDSLPKIIKEITEEDEEKLNKKIRQTIAKEEVLKIRPPRLGKHKYEAPPVQVLLTEEMTGSLRKLKACCTLARDRFKSLEKRGILVPSKNIRRN; translated from the exons ATGGGTAAGGGGTCAAAGAGTTCAAGGAAAGGGAAGAAAGCATGGAGGGCCAACATAAGCACGGAGGATATCGAAGATTTCTTCGAGAAATCCACCAAAGACGCTCTCTCCGGTGGAAACCTCTCCGCCGCTCCGAGCGAGGATCTGTTCCACGTCCACAAATCTCATG ACATTCCGGTGAAACGGAAGAttgagaaaaacagagagaaggtTCTTCGGTGTGATAGCGTTTTGAAGAAGAATCCTTTTGTCCAGGTGGTGTCATCTTCCAAGCCCAAGTCAAAGAtcagtaagaagaagaagaagaagaagacaagcgCTGTAGAAAGCAAACCACCTGAACAAGCTCAAAAT AATGTGGATGATGATTCTGTAATGATGGACTTGTGGGGTGATGAACATAAAG GAGAACATGAGAGCAACCCTAGAAAG ATATGGAAAACGACTTCGACTATTCCGGCAGTAGAAGTTGATCCAGCAGGATGCTCATACAACCCTACAGCTGAAAGTCACGAG GATATGTTGGCTGAAGCTGTTGCTCAAGAAATGCAGAAAGTTTACAAAACTGAGTTAGGACCTGAGCCTGTTCCTTTGACTATCGATGGAAACAACAACATCGAAGACGAGGCAGGTCTCTTGAGCGTATGCAATAGAATAATCAATGGAAAGAGTACCTACTTTCTTGGTGTGGACAATGGTAGCGAaggtgaagaagaggaagctgaCGCTGCAGATGAAGTGTCTGAGGCTGGGAATAA AACCGCAAGAACCACAAAGAGGGTGACACGTGTGGTGTTGAACAAGCGAGCTAGACAAAAGGCGCTACGGGAAGAGGAGACAAAGGAGAAGCATAAAGAGAAGTTATCAAAGGAGATTGACAG cttGCCCAAAATCATAAAAGAAATAACTGAAGAAGATGAGGAGAAACTGAACAAAAAGATAAGACAGACCATTGCTAAGGAGGAAGTGTTGAAGATACGTCCTCCTCGTTTGGGAAAGCACAAGTATGAGGCTCCTCCTGTGCAAGTCCTCTTAACAGAAGAGATGACCGGTTCACTTCGTAAGCTGaag GCATGTTGCACGCTTGCAAGAGATCGATTCAAGAGCTTGGAGAAGAGAGGAATACTTGTTCCGTCAAAGAACATTAGAAG GAACTAG
- the LOC108806690 gene encoding PRA1 family protein B2 gives MSSPATLPVTNQQATQPQPQPPINTHAFRTFLSRLSSSLRDGLSQRRPWLELADRSSFARPDSLTDSISRIRKNLAYFKVNYAAIVSLVLAFSLLSHPFSLLVLLSLLGAWMFLYLFRSSDQPLVIFGRGFSDRETLLGLVVATVVVVFMTSVGSLLTSALTVGVAVVCLHGAFRVPDDLFLDEQEPAANAGLLSFIGNSAATSAAASVVAGRV, from the coding sequence ATGTCTTCTCCGGCGACTCTCCCCGTCACCAACCAGCAAGCCACACAACCCCAACCCCAGCCACCAATCAACACCCACGCCTTCCGCACATTCCTCTCCCGCCTCTCCTCCTCCCTCCGCGACGGCCTCTCCCAGCGCCGCCCCTGGCTGGAGCTCGCGGATCGGAGCTCCTTCGCCAGACCCGACTCTCTAACCGACTCCATCTCCCGGATCCGCAAGAACCTCGCCTACTTCAAGGTCAACTACGCCGCGATCGTCTCCCTGGTCCTCGCCTTCTCCCTCCTCTCCCACCCTTTCTCGCTCCTCGTCCTCCTCTCCCTCCTCGGCGCGTGGATGTTCCTCTACCTCTTCAGATCCTCCGATCAGCCGCTGGTTATCTTCGGGCGCGGGTTCTCGGATCGGGAGACGCTGCTCGGGCTCGTCGTGGCGACGGTCGTGGTTGTGTTTATGACGAGCGTTGGATCTCTGTTGACTTCCGCGTTGACTGTTGGAGTGGCGGTTGTTTGCTTGCACGGGGCGTTTAGGGTTCCGGATGATTTGTTTCTGGATGAGCAGGAGCCTGCTGCTAATGCTGGCTTGCTCTCGTTTATTGGTAACTCCGCTGCTACTTCTGCTGCTGCTTCTGTTGTCGCGGGACGAGTTTGA
- the LOC108813124 gene encoding staphylococcal-like nuclease CAN2, with amino-acid sequence MGNALGYLYGKCCKPTTDDDSLGPHGVSTVGLSALAHDLFNFEITSQVPEGLGRYVVSSRKAQANWYRKILEAWKQAKPPPQTAEDASRLVTEILKRHQKADVEGLLSFYGLPLPHTLVELSTEAPPVSLPEGVLFEFQTLPVDPKAVADGDTITVYVSSSDPVVSSCVPREVNVAAVKRAKARERKDYTKADALHQKIIDSGYRVLNIQNEEVLARKFRIRLRGIDAPESQMPFGKEAQEELLKIVQWKSLKVFVYGEDRYGRCVGDLYCNGVFVQEAMLKKGLAWHYIDYDKRIVLAKWEKEARQKRIGLWASSNPEKPWDWRKNRREQNN; translated from the exons ATGGGTAACGCTCTTGGATATCTCTACGGAAAATGCTGCAAACCCACCACGGACGACGACTCTCTCGGTCCGCACGGCGTCTCCACCGTCGGTCTTTCAGCTCTCGCTCACGATCTCTTCAACTTCGAGATCACTTCCCAA GTTCCTGAAGGACTTGGGAGGTACGTTGTGTCATCAAGAAAAGCTCAAGCAAACTG GTATAGAAAAATACTTGAGGCATGGAAGCAAGCAAAACCCCCACCACAGACAGCAGAGGATGCTTCTAGGCTTGTTACTGAGATATTGAAAAGGCATCAGAAAGCAGATGTTGAG GGGCTTTTGTCTTTCTATGGACTCCCTTTGCCTCACACTCTCGTTGAGCTCTCTACTGAAGCTCCTCCTGTATCTTTACCCGAAGGAGTTCTTTTTGAGTTTCAAACCCTCCCG GTGGATCCAAAAGCTGTGGCAGATGGAGACACCATCACAGTTTACGTCAGTAGTTCAGACCCGGTTGTGTCATCTTGTGTTCCAAGGGAAGTGAATGTTGCAGCGGTTAAAAGAGCAAAGGCGAGAGAGAGGAAAGATTACACAAAAGCAGACGCGCTTCACCAGaagatcattgattctggttaCAGAGTGCTAAACATTCAGAATGAAGAAGTGCTTGCTCGCAAGTTCAGAATCAGACTAAG GGGAATAGATGCACCAGAAAGCCAGATGCCGTTTGGGAAAGAGGCACAAGAAGAGCTGCTTAAGATTGTTCAATGGAAAAGCTTGAAGGTGTTTGTTTATGGAGAAGATCGGTATGGGAGGTGTGTTGGAGATTTATACTGCAATGGAGTTTTTGTTCAG GAGGCAATGCTAAAGAAAGGTCTTGCTTGGCATTATATAGATTATGACAAGCGCATTGTTCTTGCAAAG TGGGAAAAGGAAGCAAGGCAGAAGCGTATTGGCTTGTGGGCTTCTTCGAATCCAGAAAAGCCATGGGACTGGAGAAAGAATAGGCGTGAGCAAAACAACTGA
- the LOC108813122 gene encoding ribosome biogenesis protein NOP53 isoform X2 translates to MGKGSKSSRKGKKAWRANISTEDIEDFFEKSTKDALSGGNLSAAPSEDLFHVHKSHDIPVKRKIEKNREKVLRCDSVLKKNPFVQVVSSSKPKSKISKKKKKKKTSAVESKPPEQAQNNVDDDSVMMDLWGDEHKGEHESNPRKIWKTTSTIPAVEVDPAGCSYNPTAESHEDMLAEAVAQEMQKVYKTELGPEPVPLTIDGNNNIEDEAGLLSVCNRIINGKSTYFLGVDNGSEGEEEEADAADEVSEAGNKTARTTKRVTRVVLNKRARQKALREEETKEKHKEKLSKEIDSLPKIIKEITEEDEEKLNKKIRQTIAKEEVLKIRPPRLGKHKYEAPPVQVLLTEEMTGSLRKLKACCTLARDRFKSLEKRGILVPSKNIRR, encoded by the exons ATGGGTAAGGGGTCAAAGAGTTCAAGGAAAGGGAAGAAAGCATGGAGGGCCAACATAAGCACGGAGGATATCGAAGATTTCTTCGAGAAATCCACCAAAGACGCTCTCTCCGGTGGAAACCTCTCCGCCGCTCCGAGCGAGGATCTGTTCCACGTCCACAAATCTCATG ACATTCCGGTGAAACGGAAGAttgagaaaaacagagagaaggtTCTTCGGTGTGATAGCGTTTTGAAGAAGAATCCTTTTGTCCAGGTGGTGTCATCTTCCAAGCCCAAGTCAAAGAtcagtaagaagaagaagaagaagaagacaagcgCTGTAGAAAGCAAACCACCTGAACAAGCTCAAAAT AATGTGGATGATGATTCTGTAATGATGGACTTGTGGGGTGATGAACATAAAG GAGAACATGAGAGCAACCCTAGAAAG ATATGGAAAACGACTTCGACTATTCCGGCAGTAGAAGTTGATCCAGCAGGATGCTCATACAACCCTACAGCTGAAAGTCACGAG GATATGTTGGCTGAAGCTGTTGCTCAAGAAATGCAGAAAGTTTACAAAACTGAGTTAGGACCTGAGCCTGTTCCTTTGACTATCGATGGAAACAACAACATCGAAGACGAGGCAGGTCTCTTGAGCGTATGCAATAGAATAATCAATGGAAAGAGTACCTACTTTCTTGGTGTGGACAATGGTAGCGAaggtgaagaagaggaagctgaCGCTGCAGATGAAGTGTCTGAGGCTGGGAATAA AACCGCAAGAACCACAAAGAGGGTGACACGTGTGGTGTTGAACAAGCGAGCTAGACAAAAGGCGCTACGGGAAGAGGAGACAAAGGAGAAGCATAAAGAGAAGTTATCAAAGGAGATTGACAG cttGCCCAAAATCATAAAAGAAATAACTGAAGAAGATGAGGAGAAACTGAACAAAAAGATAAGACAGACCATTGCTAAGGAGGAAGTGTTGAAGATACGTCCTCCTCGTTTGGGAAAGCACAAGTATGAGGCTCCTCCTGTGCAAGTCCTCTTAACAGAAGAGATGACCGGTTCACTTCGTAAGCTGaag GCATGTTGCACGCTTGCAAGAGATCGATTCAAGAGCTTGGAGAAGAGAGGAATACTTGTTCCGTCAAAGAACATTAGAAGGTAA
- the LOC108811037 gene encoding uncharacterized protein LOC108811037, with protein MASCDTPDAFAWLQNLPPFPQWKRNSMSMCICSPNSSHPSLNFSLTRSSQSPNTFTFSVVANFKIPISLFISKPLRIIGSNSTNFLSENVISTLLMSFVDVVLNYNVKRTTCSIQMQNLGSTSNLKDVFNLAFFTFVFLICIYEAPTSLRTTCLKTVKDQLITCRSRQGSKLLMVQLGSNLEEQWMRSLNLAITNWIIEIRACQHLKSPSPLFSYAFSTQGLWKVHIYCPVIAMEMESVNSALTDERLFFSLNYHQLEGVIQFNHKIYVHEKWFNIAVNIDNVRCDILRLVNETLLSERGMGLEEKHFPSRISLQLTPTVQSNILMASVEKSSENPSRQFEIEKGIEATIDPPNTFFGFKVSANGTKTKSMKPWMFEEWVHGYTANLTWFLHDFDDGREVSSSKPSKVSMMNPRAWFKNRYSNAFRPFTKQGGVVFAGDSYGQSVLWKVDKRAIGKVMEFEVKGCVWLTYWPNKHHTFYSDTRRLEFKEMLYLNLS; from the exons ATGGCTTCTTGTGACACACCTGATGCATTTGCTTGGCTTCAAAATCTTCCTCCTTTTCCTCAATGGAAAAGAAACTCAATGTCCATGTGTATTTGCTCTCCAAATTCATCACATCCCTCTTTGAATTTCTCTCTGACTCGTAGTTCTCAATCTCCAAACACATTCACATTTTCTGTAGTAGCCAACTTCAAGATTCCTATATCTCTCTTCATCTCAAAACCTCTAAGAATCATTGGCTCTAATTCAACTAACTTCCTTAGTGAAAATGTCATCTCTACTCTATTAATGAGTTTTGTCGACGTAGTTCTCAACTATAACGTCAAGAGAACTACTTGTTCAATTCAAATGCAAAACCTAGGATCCACTTCAAACCTCAAAGACGTTTTCAACCTCGCGTTCTTCACTTTCGTGTTTCTCATCTGCATCTACGAGGCGCCCACAAGCCTACGAACAACTTGTCTCAAAACAGTAAAAGATCAGCTGATTACTTGTAGGTCAAGGCAGGGTTCTAAGTTGCTCATGGTGCAACTAGGCTCCAACCTTGAAGAACAATGGATGAGATCGCTGAATCTCGCCATAACCAATTGGATCATCGAGATCAGAGCGTGTCAGCATCTCAAGTCGCCTTCTCCTTTGTTTTCGTATGCTTTCTCAACTCAAGGTTTGTGGAAAGTTCATATATATTGTCCTGTGATAGCAATGGAGATGGAGAGCGTAAATAGTGCTTTAACCGACGAGAGATTATTCTTCTCGTTGAACTATCATCAGCTTGAAGGTGTGATCCAATTCAACCACAAGATTTACGTTCATGAGAAGTGGTTTAATATCGCTGTGAATATTGACAACGTCAG GTGTGACATACTTAGGCTTGTGAACGAGACACTTCTATCAGAGCGTGGCATGGGGTTAGAGGAAAAACATTTTCCATCAAGAATATCATTGCAACTGACACCAACGGTTCAATCGAACATCCTAATGGCATCCGTAGAAAAATCTTCAGAAAACCCATCGAGACAATTTGAAATAGAGAAAGGCATAGAAGCAACAATAGATCCACCAAACACATTCTTCGGATTTAAAGTCTCAGCCAACGGAACCAAAACAAAAAGCATGAAACCATGGATGTTTGAGGAATGGGTTCATGGTTATACCGCCAACCTCACTTGGTTTCTACATGACTTTGATGATGGAAGAGAAGTTTCATCCTCTAAACCATCAAAGGTTTCGATGATGAACCCTCGTGCTTGGTTCAAGAACCGGTATTCAAATGCGTTTAGGCCATTTACAAAGCAAGGAGGAGTCGTATTTGCAGGAGATAGTTATGGACAAAGCGTTTTGTGGAAGGTTGATAAAAGAGCTATTGGTAAAGTAATGGAGTTTGAGGTTAAAGGTTGTGTTTGGTTGACTTATTGGCCTAACAAGCATCATACTTTCTATAGTGATACAAGAAGATTAGAATTTAAGGAGATGCTTTACCTCAATCTTTCTTAG